A window of Nonomuraea angiospora genomic DNA:
ACCGTCCCCGAGGGCCGGATCCGGGGACGTACGATCAGCAGATGACCGAAAAGACCGAAACCACGCCTGGATGGCTCTCGCCCGACGAACTCGAGTCGGTGCGAGGCCAGCTGCCCATCCTCTACGTCGACGCCGTGCCGGTGCGGGTCGACGACACCGGCGTGGTCACCCGCGTCGGCCTGCTGCTGCGCATCGCGTCAGACGGCACGGTCAGCCGGGCGCTGGTCTCGGGACGGGTGCTGCACCACGAGCGGATCCGCGACGCGCTCCTGCGTCACTTGGAGAAGGATCTCGGCCCCGTGGCGCTCCCCCACATCCCCGCCTCCCCTCAGCCGTTCACCGTCGCCGAGTACTTCCCCACGCCCGGCGTCACCCCCTACCACGACCCCCGCCAGCACGCCGTCTCCCTGGCCTACATCGTCCCCGTCGCGGGCGACTGCCGGCCCCGCCAGGACGCCCTGGACCTGGAGTGGTTCACCCCGGAGGACGCCGCGTCGCCGGCGGTGCAGCAGGAGATGACCGGCGGGCAGGGCGTGCTGCTCAAGCAGGCCCTCGCCCACGTCGGCTGCCTGCCCTGATCAAACGGCCTTACGGAAGGAGAGGGAGCGTCCGCCCGCGTCGAACTCGGCGCGGGCGGTGATCCGCCTCCCGCTCCCGCCGGGGAGCGCGAAGCCGACCGAGATCGCGCTTCCCGGGTCCACGCGCGGCATCGTGCGGGCCCGCGCGCGGTTGAGGCCCAGCTCGACCTCGCGCCAGGGCACCGACGAGCCGTTGTAGAGCGTCACCACGACCTGGCCGCCGGTGATCTCCGTCTTCAGCCCGTACGGGAGCCGCGGGTCCGGCCCGATCGAGTCGTCCAGCAGGCTCATCAGCTCGTCCACCAGCGCCGGCCGCTCCCCCGCCAGGTCGCGGCGCTCCCCCGGGTCGGTGGCCAAGTCGTACAGCTCGACCCGGCCCTGCGGCCCCGCGCCCGCGATGTGCGGCGCGAAGCGGACCAGCTTCCACCGGCCCCGGCGGATGGCCTGGGCCTTGCGGGGCCGGTTCCACACCAGGTGGTCGTGCTTGCGGGCGCCCGCGCCGGTGAGCAGGCCGCGGAAGGACAGGCCGTCGAGGTGCGCGGGCACCGGCACCCCGGCCAGGTCCGCGAGGGTCGGCAGCACGTCCCACGAGGCCACCGGCTGCTTGACCACGCGCGGGCGTAACGCGGGCGACCAGGCGATCAGCGGCACGCGGATGCCGCCCTCATAGACGTCGCGCTTGTCGCCGCGCCAGGGCCCGTTGGAGTCGAACAGCTCCGGCGTCACGCCCTTCTCGCTGTGCGGCCCGTTGTCGCTGGTGAACAGCACGAGCGTGCGCTCGGCGACACCGGCCGCGCGTAACTCCCGCACCAGCGTGGCCACGTCGGCGTCGAGCCGGGCCACCTGCGCGGCGTGCCGCCGGTTCGGGCCGCTCCAGGGCCGGTTCTCGTAGCGGCCGGCGTCGCCGGGGATGACGCTTGGCGAGTGCGGCAGGTTGGTGGGGAAGTAGAGCAGGAACGGGTCGTCGCCGCCGCGCCTGATGAACTCGATCGCCCGCTCGAGGAACAGGTCCGGTGCGTACTGCCTGCCGTCGAGGCGCACCTTGGCGCCGTTGTGCCACAGGTACTTGGGGAAGTACTGGTGGGCGTGGGCGTGGCCGATGTAGCCGAAGAACTCCTCGAAGCCGCGCTCGTTCGGGTGCGAGGCCTGGCCGGGCCGCTCGGGGCCGAAGCCCCACTTGCCGAAGCAGGCCGTGCGGTAGCCGGACAGGCGCAGCAGCTCGGCGAAGGTGAGGTCGGCGTCGTTCAGCGAGCGCTGCGGCCCGCCCTCCGGGTTCTCGCGTACGGTGCCGTGGCCCGCGTGCAGCCCGGTGAGCAGCGCGCAGCGCGACGGCGCGCAGAGCGGCGCCCCCGAGTAGGCGGTCTCGAAGCGCACGCCCTCGGCCGCCAGCCGGTCCAGGTTGGGGGTGCTGATCAGGCGCTGCCCCTGGCTGCCGATCTCGCCCCAGCCCAGGTCGTCGGCCAGGATGACGAGGATGTTGGGCCGGGCGGGGAGTCCCGGGGCCGCGAGAGCGGGTTTGGGCAGGCTGAGGCCGGCGAGACTTCCGGCGAGCAGGGTACGGCGCGAGGGCCCGTCGATCACGATCGGCAACCTATCGGAGACCAAGGCGACGAGGAGACAAATCGCAGCTGAACTTCCGTCACCGCGTATAGCCCCACAAGCGGCAGATCTCGCGCAGCTCCTCGGGCACCTCGTCCGCTGACGGCAGGGGGCGGCCCGCGACGACCGTCCCCGCGCGGATCTTGTCACGCCAGTCGCCGATGCCCTTGACGAAGCCGCCGTGGTCCTTCTGGCCGTAGGTGAGCATGACCGGCTCGAACTCCACGCCCAGGAAGAGGCAGAGCCGCCGCAGCTCGCGCTCGGGGTCGGCGACCAGGTCCTCGTAGCGCAGGGTCAGCCCGTCGAGGTGGGTGCGGGCCTCCTCCAGGTACGTCATGTAGCTCAGCGTGCGCGGCACGGCCTCCTCCATGGGCCGCTTGCCCGGGTCGGCCTCGTGCCAGGACTGCACGATGGACATGGGGTGGCGCAGCAGGAAGACGAAGCGCGCGTCGGGCCAGCAGGTGGCGATGCGCCGCCAGGCGAACACGTTGCTCGGCGTCTTCTCCGCCAGCACCGGCTTGCCGCTGCGGGTCAGCTCGCGGTGGAGCAGCCGGTCCCACACGATGTGCTCGATGTCGCTGTGGGTGTGGCCGAGCGCCTCCATGGCCTGCCGCACGGGCTCGGTGCCGAGCCCGACCGTGAGCCGCCTGAAGTGCGTCTCGATGGGCGAATGCACCTGCGAGTGGCTGTTCAGCATGACCCGCAGGAGCGTGGAGCCCGACCGTACGGACGACAGCAGGAAGACCGGCTCGCGCAGCAGCCGGTCGTGCGCGGGATCGGCGGGCGGCCGCACCTCGTCGCCGGGCAGCCGCTGGAGCGCCAGCGGCGGCGGTGGCGGCGGTTTCGGCGGCTGCTTCCGCGGCCGCCGCGTCAACGTGTATCCGGTCAGGCCCTCCAGCGTCGTGTTGGCCCGGTACCTCCAGCTCATGGCCCACCAAGGTAGAGACAGCCCGTGAACCCCAGGTGAATCCGGGCTGTGAACCTCATCCGCGCTTGTGCACGACCCGCTCGTGGACGACCGCGTACGTGTTGCGCAGCGCCGCCATCGACTCGTCGTAGGAGGCCTGCGCGACCCCCGTGAACAGGCAGTCCACCACCATGAGCTGGGCGATGCGGCTGCCCAGCGCGCCCGAGCGGAACTTCGTCTCCCGCGCGGCCGTCGTGAGCGTCACGTCGGCGGCCCGGGCCAGCGGCGAGTCGTGGAAGTTCGTGATGGCCACGGCCGAGGCGCCCGACTTGCGGGCGATCGACAGGAACTCGACCGTGTCCACGGTGGCGCCCGTGTGGGACACGGCGACCGCGACGCAGCCGGAGTCGAGCGTGGCCGCCGACGTCCAGGCCGAGTGGGCGTCGTGCCAGTTGATCGCCGTACGGCCGATGCGTGACAGCTTCTGCTGCAGGTCGAGCCCCACGAGGGAGCTCGCGCCCACCCCGAAGCTGTCGATCCGCCGGGCCGCCAGCAGCAGCGACACGGCGGTGGCCAGCGCGTCCATGTCCAGCGAACGCGCCGTGTCGGCGATGGACAGCGTCTCGTTCATCGCCACCTTGGAGACGATGCCCTCCAGGCTGTCGTACCGGTCGATGTCGCCGGAGGCCTCCGGAAGGCTCGACGTGGTCAGCTCCTCGCGCGCCACCGCCCTGGCCAGGTCGATCCTGAGGTCCTTGTAGTGGGCGTAGCCCATGCGCTGGTAGAAGCGCACCACCGAGGTCGTCGAGGTCGCGCAGCGGGCGGCCAGCTCGGCGATGGACAGGTTGGCCGCCTGCGCGGGATCGCCGACGAACTCCTCCGCGATCCGCCGCTCCGACGGCCGCAGCGCGGGCAGGGCGGCCCGGATGCGGATCAGCACGGTCCCGTCGTCCTCGGCCATCCTCATCCATCCCCGCAACGGAAAGAAAAGTACCCCAGTGGTAGGGTCTGCGTAATTTTATGACCGACTCCCCCCAGGAGACCACATGCCCCGTGGCGCAATCTCCGCGGTAGGCATCGCCGCTGCGCTGTCCATCGCCCTCACCAGCTGCTCGTCGTCCTCGCCCTCATCCTCTGGGCCCGCCCCGGGCGCCGGCGGCGCGGCCTCCGGCAAGACCCTCGTGGTCGGCGTGACCTCCGACCCGGACACGCTCTTCCCCTGGAAGGCCACCCAGTTCCAGGCCGTCAACGTGCTGCAGAACCTGTACGGGACGCTCACGGAGTTCGACAAGGACCTGAACGTGGTCCCCGGGCTGGCCGAGTCGTGGCAGACCTCGGACGACGGCAAGAAGCTCACCCTCAAGCTGAGGCAGGGCGTCACCTTCGCCGACGGCAGCGCGTTCGACTCCCAGGACGCGAAGTCGTCGCTGGAGAAGATCATGGACGAGAAGACGGCGGCCGTGGCCAGGGCGTCGCTGTCGTCGGTGAAGTCGGTCGAGGCGCCCGACGCGGGCACCTTGGTGCTGGAGCTGACCGGGCCCGACGCCGCGCTGCCGGCCAACCTGGCCACGGTCAACATGGCGATGCTCTCCTCCGACGACACCGAGGAGAAGCTCAACACCACGCCGAACGGCACCGGGCCGTTCAAGCTGGGCAAGCGCGTGGCGAGCCAGTCGATCACGCTGGCCAGGAACGACGCGTACTGGGGCAGTGAGAAGCCGAAGGTGGCCGCGGTCGAGTTCCGGGTGATCCCCGACGAGTCGTCCATCGTCTCGGCCATGCAGTCGGGCAACGTGCAGCTCGCCATCTTCAACGACCCGCTCGTCGCGCAGACGGCGCAGGGCGGCGGCACGCTCACCGTGACCAAGACGCCGCAGCTCAACTACCACGTGCTCCAGCTCAACGCGCAGCACGGCGACCTCAAGGACGTCAACGTGCGCCTGGCGATCCAGTGCGCGATCGACCGCAAGCAGGTGCTCGACACCGCCGCGCTCGGCGAGGGCGAGGTGACCGGGCCGATCACCGCTCCCGCGTTCAAGTCCGACCCGAACAAGCGGCCCTGCCCGGCCCGCGACCTGGCCAAGGCGGCCGAGTATCTCGGCAAGGCGGGCAAGTCCGGCGGGGTGACCGTCAAGACCATCGTCTCCCAGGGCGAGTACGCGACCTCCGTCAACGAGGCCCAGAACCTCAAGGCCCAGCTCGCCGAGGCCAAGATCAACCTGGAGCTGGAGGTGCTGGAGTCGGGCGCGTTCGTGGACCGCTGGGTGGCCGCCGACTTCGACGCCGCCGTGGCCCTCAACGGCGGCCGGCCCGACCCGGACGGCTCCTACGGCCGCTACTTCACCAGCAAGGGCAACCTGAACAAGGTCGCCGGCTACAGCTCGCCCGAGCTGGACAAGCTGTTCGCCGAGGGCAAGGCGACGACCGACCAGGCCGCCCGCAAGGCGATCTACGAGCAGGTCTCGGCGAAGCTGGAGGAGAACGCCCCCTGGATCTGGCTGTTCTCCGGCTACACCTACACCGCCACGACCTCCGGCGTGCAGGGCTTCGTGCCGATGGCCAGCGGCTCGCTGCAGTACCTCCGTACGACCTCGGTGGGCTGATGCGCCTGCGCAACCGGATCCTGAGCACGGCCGGCACCCTGTTCGGGGTGGCCGTGCTCGTGTTCGTCATGCTGCGGGCGATCCCCGGCGACCGGATCACGGCCGGGCTCGGCACCGAGGCCGCCGCGCTCACGCCCGCCCAGCGGCAGGCCCTGGAGCAGTACTACGGGCTCGACCAGCCGCTGGTCACGCAGTTCTTCTCGTGGCTGGGCAACATGTTCACGGGCAACTTCGGCTACTCGGCCCGCCAGCAGCAGAGCGTGCTCGACCTGACCCTGCACTCGCTGCCGGTGACGTTCGAACTGGCGGTGCTCTCGATCCTGCTGGCGCTGCTGATCGGGGTGCCGCTGGGCATGCTGGCGGCCTCCAGGGCCAACTCCCCCAGGGACGCCCTCGGCCAGTTCGTGAGCCTGGCGGGGCTGTCGGTCCCGGCGTTCCTGCTGGCCACGGCGCTGCTGTCGATCTCCGCGGCGTCGTTCGGGTTCAACCCCAACGGGCAGGGCTTCGCCATGCTCTTCGACGATCCGCTGCTCAACCTGCGGCAGATGCTCCTGCCGGCGCTGGTGCTCGGCTTCGGCATCGCGGCGCCGATCCTGCGCACCACCCGCACGGCGGTGCTGGAGGTGCGCTCGGACGACTTCGTCCGCACCGCCCGCGCCAAGGGCGTGCCGGAGCGGCGGCTGCAGGTCAGGCATGTGCTCGGCAACGCGCTCGTGCCGATCGTGACCATGACCGGCCTGCAGTTCGGCTACCTGCTCGGCGGCGCGGTCGTGGTGGAGCAGATCTTCTCCGTGCCGGGCGTCGGCCGGCAGGTGCTGCTGGGCATCCAGCAGAAGGAGTACGCGGTCGTGCAGAGCACGGTGCTGGTGATCGCGCTGGCGTTCGTGCTGGTCAACCTGCTGACGGACGTGCTCTACCGGGTGATCGACCCGAGGGTGAGGGCCTCGTGAGGAGGAGTCCCGCCCTGGTGGCGGGGTCGGTGATCCTCGTGCTGCTGGCGATCGTGGCGGCGCTGTCGTACGCCGGGCTGCTGCCGTACGACCCGGTCGCGCAGCACCCGCCCTCCCGGTTCGGGGCGCCGTCCGGCGCGCACCTGTTCGGCACCGACCAGTTCGGCCGGGACGTGTTCTCGCGGGTGGCGGCCGGGGTCGGCAACTCGGCGCTCATCGCGGTCGTCGCGGTGGCGTTCGCGACCGTGGCGGGCACGCTGGGCGGGCTCGTGTCCGGCTTCTACCGAGGCGTCGCCGACGGCGCGATCGGCGGGGTCACGAACGTGCTGTTCGCGTTCCCGCCGCTGCTGCTGGCGCTGTCGCTGGCGTCGGTGCTGGACCGGAACTGGTTCACCATCGCGGTGGCCATCGCCATCGTGTACGTGCCCATCTTCGTGCGCGTCACCCGGGGCCCGGTGCTGTCGCTCAGGGAGATCGAGTACGTGAAGGCGGCCGTCTCGACCGGCATGAGCCGCTGGCAGATCATGCTCAGGCACGTCCTGCCGAACATCACCTCGATCGTCATCGTCCAGGTCGCCCTGTCGCTGTCGTGGGCGGTGCTGACCGAGGCGTCGCTGAGCTTCCTCGGCCTGGGCACGCCGCCGCCCGCGCCGTCACTGGGCTCGATGATCTTCGAGGCGCGCAGCCTGGTCTTCGTGGCCCCGTGGACGCTGATCGCGCCGGGCGCGCTCGTCGTGCTGCTGGTGGTGGGCCTCAACCTGGTCGGCGACGGCCTGCGTGACACACTCGACCCGCGAGGAAGACGATGAGAATTCTTGGGATGATCTCCGGCACGTCGCACGACGGGATCGACGTGGCCGTCGTGGACTTCGAGCTCGTCGGCGGCCTGCTCGAAGGCCGGGTGGGTCACACGGCGAGCACGCCGTACCCGGCGGAGCTGCGGGCCCGGCTGATCGCGGCGCTGCCGCCGGCCGAGACGACGCTGGCCGAGGTGTGCGTGCTCGACACGCTCATCGGGCAGAGCTTCGCCGAGGCCGCGGCGTCGGCGATCGCGCTGGGCGGGCCCGTCGACCTGATCGTCTCGCACGGGCAGACCGTCTTCCACTGGGTGGAGGGCACGCACGCGCTCGGCACGCTGCAGATCGGCCAGCCCGCGTGGATCGCCGAGCGGACCGGCGTCCCGGTGCTGTCGGACGTGCGCGTGCGGGACATCACGGCGGGCGGGCACGGGGCGCCGCTGGTGTCGGTGCTGGACGGGCTGCTGCTGCGGGCCCACGAGGGCGGGGCGGCGGCGCTCAACCTGGGCGGCATCGCGAACATGACCGTGGTGCGCGGCGGCGAGCTGTACGCCTACGACCTCGGGCCCGCGAACGCGCTGATCGACGCGGTGGTCACGAGCAGGGGGCTGAACGAGCGGGGCTTCGACGCGGACGGGCGGATCGCGGCCTCGGGCCGGGTGGACGAGCGGCTGCTGGAGGTGCTGCTGGACGAGCCCTACTACGCGCTGGCGGCCCCCAAGAGCACCGGCAAGGAGCTGTTCCACCTCGGCTACGTGGAGGCCGCCCTGGCCCGGGCGGGACGCGCGCCCGGGGACGCCGACCTGGTGGCCACGCTCACCGAGCTGACCGTCCGGACGGTGGCCCGGGACGTGCGGGCCGCCGGGGTGGGCGCGCTGGTCGTCTCGGGCGGCGGCTGCCGCAACCCCGTGATCATGGACGGGCTGCGGGCCGCGCTGCCCGGCGTGGACGTGGCGCCGTCCGACGACTACGGAGCCCCGTCCGACGACAAGGAGGCCATCGCGTTCGCGCTGATCGGCTGGCTGACCGCGCACGGCCTGCCCGGCACGGCGCCGGGAGGGACGGGCGCCCGGGAGGCCCGCATCCTCGGCACGCTGACGCCCGGCGCGGGGCCGCTCGCGCTCCCGGCGCCGGTCGCCGAGCCGCCGCGCTCGCTGGTGCTGACACGATGAGCCGGTCGCCGGGCGACGAACAGGTGAGCCCCCCGCCGGGCGTGGTCATGGCCGCGCGGACGCCGTGGTTCGACCTCACCGAGTGCTCCGGTCACCGGACCGTGCGCCGGCAGGGCGGCGAACTCGTCGGCGAGGCGCCGATGACCCTGGACACCAGCCACGACCTCGCCTCGGTCACGAAGGTCGTGGGCACCACGACGGCGCTCATCCGGCTGGTGTCCGACCGGCTGGTGGACCTGGACGCGCCGCTGAGCGCGTACCTCACCCGCTCGTACGAGGCGATCACCGTGCGGGACCTGCTCCTGCACCGCGGCGGGCTGTGGGAGTGGTGGCCGCTCTACATCCAGCCGGCGCCGCCGCCCCCGCGCTACCGCCCCGGCCGCGCCCGCCACTACTCCGACCTCGGCTTCGTGCTGCTCGGCCGGATCGTCGAGACCGTCACCGGCCTGGGCCTGGACCAGGCCGTGACCGAGCTGGTCACCGAGCCGCTCGGTCTCGGCTCGACGGGGTACGGCCGCCCGACGGGCCCCGAGGTGGCCATGGGCGCCCTGGACGACCGGATCGAGATGGCCATGCTCGACACCGGCCGGCCCTACCCCGTGCCGTACCGCAGCTCCGACTTCGCGCGCTGGCGGGCCGGTCCGGTGCTCGGGGAGGTCGCCGACGGCAACGCCCACCACGTCTTCGGCGGGGTCGCGGGGCACGCCGGGCTCTTCTCGACCGTGCCGGACCTGCTCGCCTACGGCCTGGCGATGTCCCGCTACCAGGAGTACGACCGGCTGTGGCGGCCCGAAGTGGCCAGGGAGTTCTTCACCCCCGGCCCCGACGCCGGGCAGGCCCTGGGGTTCCGCACGTACGAGCTGCGGCTGTCGGAGGAGACCGTCACCGTGCTCGGCCACCCCGGCTTCGTCGGCTGCGCGGTCGGCTTCGTGCCCGGCCGCGACATCGCCCTGGCCCTGGCGAGCAACCGCCTGCTCGTCGAGGACGACCCCACCCCCACCGACGCCCTCTGGGACGGCCTGCTCCAGGCCACCACGCAACGATCGAGGACCGCATGACCCCCCTCCTGGAGATCCGTGACCTCTCGGTCGCCTTCCGCACCCGCAGGCAGGACGTCACCGTCGTCAAGGGCGTCTCGATGGAGGTCCTGCCCGGCCAGACCGTCGCGGTGGTCGGCGAGTCGGGCTCCGGCAAGTCCACCACGGCCGCCGCCGTCAACCGGCTGCTGCCGGACAACGGCCGCGTCACCGGCGGCCGGATCCTGTTCGACGGCCGCGACCTGACCGCGCTCTCCGGGCGCGAGATGCGGGCGATCCGCGGCGCGGGCATCGGCCTGGTCCCCCAGGACCCCATGTCGAACCTCAACCCGCTCATGCGCGTCGGCGACCAGATCGCCGAGGCGCTCGAGGTCCACGGCGTGGCCACCGGCAAGGCGGCCCGGTCCCGCGTGCTCGAACTCCTGGACCTCGTCGGCATCCCCGACCCGGCCCGCCGGATCGGGCAGTACCCGCACGAGTTCTCCGGCGGCATGCGCCAGCGCGCCCTGATCGCCATGGGGCTGGCCTGCCGGCCGAAGCTGCTCATCGCCGACGAGCCAACCTCCGCGCTGGACGTGACCGTGCAGCGGCGCATCCTCGACCAGCTCGAACAGCTCACCGCCGAGATGGGCACGGCCGTCCTGCTCATCACGCACGACCTGGCGCTGGCGGCGGAGCGGGCCGACGTGGTGGCCGTCATGCACGACGGCCGGATCGTCGAGACCGGGCGGGCGGCGGAGATCCTCGCCGAGCCCGCGCACGAGTACACCAGGCGGCTGCTGAACGCCGTGCCGAGCCTGTCGTCGGTGCGCGTCGCGCAACCGTCTCAGGAGAGCGAGGACCTGGTGGTGGTCGAGGGCCTGCGCAAGGTGTTCCCGATCAGGGGCACGGGCGAGGAGCTGACCGCGGTGGACGAGGTGTCCTTCCGGATCCCGAAGGGCCGTACCGTGTCGATCGTGGGCGAGTCGGGCTCGGGCAAGTCGACCACCGCCAACCTGCTGCTCGGCCTCGACGACCTCACCTCCGGCAGCATCCGCTTCGACGGCACCGACCTGGCCGCGCTCGGCAGGCGGGAGCTGTTCGCCTTCCGGCGGCGGGTCCAGCCGGTGTTCCAGAACCCGTACGCCTCGCTCGACCCCCGCTACCCGGTCGGGAAGTCGATCGCCGAGCCCCTGCGGGTGCACCGCGTCGGCACCGCGGCCGAGCGCCGCAAGGCCGCCGCCGAGCTGCTGGAGAAGGTGTCGCTGCCCGCGTCCATGGCCGACCGGCTGCCGCACGAGCTGTCCGGCGGCCAGCGCCAGCGGGTGGCCATCGCCCGGGCGCTGGCGCTCTCGCCCGAGCTGGTCGTGCTGGACGAGGCCGTCTCGGCGCTCGACGTGCTGGCGCAGGCGCAGATCCTGGAGCTGCTCGCCGGGCTGCAGCGCGAGCTCGGGCTGAGCTACCTGTTCATCAGCCACGACCTGGCCGTCGTACGGATGATCTCGCACGAGGTGCACGTCATGCGCGGCGGGCGGATCGTGGAGAGCGGCACCGCCGAGGACGTCTTCGACCGCCCGGCCGCGGACTACACCCGCGAGCTGCTCGCGGCGATCCCCGGCAACAGGTAGGTTGGAAATTCGGACTCTCTCGGAGGTGAGCATGCCCAGGGAATGCTCGATCGCCAACGCGCTGACGGTCGTCGGCGAGCGCTGGAGCCTGCTGGCCATGCGGGAGGTCCTGCTGGGCGTGCGCCGCTTCGACCAGATCGCCCGCAACACCGGCGCCAGCCGCGACATCCTCACCACCAGGCTGCGCAAGCTGGAGGAGGTCGGGCTGCTGGAGCGCGAGCTGTACGAGTCGCACCCGCCGCGCTACGAGTACGTGCTGACCGAGGCGGGGCGGGCGCTGCACTCGGTGCTGCTGTCGCTCATGGACTGGGGCGACCGGTACGTCACGAAGGGCGAGCCGCCGACGGTGTGGCGGCACAGCTGCGGCGAGCCGCTGGAGCCGCTCATGGTGTGCGCGCACTGCCGCGAGCCCGTCCACACCGAGGACATGTCCGTTATACGCGTACACCAGCCGCAGTAGGCCCTCCACCCGTCACAGTGGAAGGGTGAAGATCCTCCTGGTTCAGCCCCCTCACTGGTCTCCCGACGGCCACGCCAACTTCGACGCGATCGAGCAGCTCGTCACCGCGCGCTCGGGAGACGTGCTGCTCCTGCCCGAGCTGGCGGGCGCCGACCTGCCCCGTGCCGAATACCTGGCCAGGGTGCGCGACCTGGCCAAGGCCACGGGGATGGCGGTCGTCGGCGGGTCGCACTACGACGGACCGGTCAACCGGGGCGCCGTGTTCGACGCCGGGGGCGAGTTGCTGGCCGAGTACGACAAGGTCCATCCCTACGACGTCGAACGGCGCTCGGGCGTGGTCCCCGGCCTCCCGAGCGCGGGCTTCGAGTTACACGGCCGCCGCATGCACGTCCTGCTCTGCGCCGACCTCTGGTATTCGGCCAGCCTGGCCGGGCGCGACGGCCTCGACGCGGTGCTGGTGCCGGCCTTCTCGATCACCCGCTGGGACGGCCCCGCCCCGGCGCGCGAGCTGTGGCAGCACATGACCGTGGCTCGGGCGTACGAGTTCATGACGTACGTGGCGGTCAGCGACTGGCACCACGAGACCACCTACCACGGGCATCCCTGCGCGGGCGTCGCCGGGGTCGCCAACCCCTGCCCGCGCACCCGCGCCGGCTTCTTCACCGGCACGGGCGACGACCCGGTCTCGGCCCACGACCTGGACTTCGACCGCCTGGACGCCTTCCGCCGCGACCGCGCGGACCGTGGCTTCCGTTAGGGGCTTCCGTCAGGGGCTTCCGTCAGGGGCTTCCGGTAGGGCTGTCCCTACCACGGAATGGGCCGCGCGCAGGTTCGATCCGGTCCGGCCGCCGCTCGTAGCGTCGTGTCCATGACAACCCTCCAGCGCAGACTCGCCGCCGACACCCGCTACACGCTGCTCGGGCTCCCCCTGTCCGTGGCCTCCTTCGGCGTCACCGTCGTCGGCGTCTCGGCGGGCCTGGGCGGCGCCGTCGCCTTCGTCGGCCTGCCGGTGCTCGCCGCGACCGCCGCCGCCTCCCGGCACCTGGCCGACCTCGAACGCGTCGCGCTCCCCGGCGTGCTCGGCCACCCCGTCGCCCGCCCGCCGTACACGTCCGCCCCCGAGGGCGCCGGCTGGTTACGCCGCATGATGAACCCCCTGGCGAGCGGGCAGGCGTGGATGGACCTGCTGCACGGGATCATCGCGTTCCCGTTCGCGCTGGCCTCCTTCGTGCTCACCGCCACGTGGTGGCTCGGGGCCGTCGCCGGCCTGACCTTCCCCGTCTACGGCTGGGCCGTGGCCCGGATCCCGGGCGTCGGCGACGGGCTGCCGGAGTGGCTCGCGTTCTACGGCGACCCCACGGCGTTCGTGATCGTCAACACCGTGGCGGGCGCCCTGTTCGCCCTGACCCTGGTGCCGGTGGCCCGGATGGCCGCCCTGCTCAAGGCGGGCATCGCGCAGACCATGCTCACCCGGGCCGCCTACCCGCGGCCCGCCGCCACCCAGGAGCAGGCGTGGATCGCCGGCCGGTGACCCACCCGTCCCCCTCAGCCATGTCCGGGCGAGGGCGTGAGGGCGTCGGCGACCTGGCGGGTGACGCGGCGGCCGATGAGGGCCAGGAGCTTGCGCGGGCGGCGCGGCATCAGGTGGGCCAGGCCCAGGTTGCCGCGGCCGGGCACCACGTAGCCGCGGTCGCGGTCGAACGCGCGCAGGGCCGTCGTGACGACCAGCTCGGGGGTGGCGAGCTTGGCGCCGATGGCCGCCTGCCTGGAGCCGATCCGGTCGAAGAACGGGGTCTC
This region includes:
- a CDS encoding arylsulfatase; protein product: MIDGPSRRTLLAGSLAGLSLPKPALAAPGLPARPNILVILADDLGWGEIGSQGQRLISTPNLDRLAAEGVRFETAYSGAPLCAPSRCALLTGLHAGHGTVRENPEGGPQRSLNDADLTFAELLRLSGYRTACFGKWGFGPERPGQASHPNERGFEEFFGYIGHAHAHQYFPKYLWHNGAKVRLDGRQYAPDLFLERAIEFIRRGGDDPFLLYFPTNLPHSPSVIPGDAGRYENRPWSGPNRRHAAQVARLDADVATLVRELRAAGVAERTLVLFTSDNGPHSEKGVTPELFDSNGPWRGDKRDVYEGGIRVPLIAWSPALRPRVVKQPVASWDVLPTLADLAGVPVPAHLDGLSFRGLLTGAGARKHDHLVWNRPRKAQAIRRGRWKLVRFAPHIAGAGPQGRVELYDLATDPGERRDLAGERPALVDELMSLLDDSIGPDPRLPYGLKTEITGGQVVVTLYNGSSVPWREVELGLNRARARTMPRVDPGSAISVGFALPGGSGRRITARAEFDAGGRSLSFRKAV
- a CDS encoding sulfotransferase family protein, with the protein product MSWRYRANTTLEGLTGYTLTRRPRKQPPKPPPPPPLALQRLPGDEVRPPADPAHDRLLREPVFLLSSVRSGSTLLRVMLNSHSQVHSPIETHFRRLTVGLGTEPVRQAMEALGHTHSDIEHIVWDRLLHRELTRSGKPVLAEKTPSNVFAWRRIATCWPDARFVFLLRHPMSIVQSWHEADPGKRPMEEAVPRTLSYMTYLEEARTHLDGLTLRYEDLVADPERELRRLCLFLGVEFEPVMLTYGQKDHGGFVKGIGDWRDKIRAGTVVAGRPLPSADEVPEELREICRLWGYTR
- a CDS encoding ABC transporter substrate-binding protein, translating into MPRGAISAVGIAAALSIALTSCSSSSPSSSGPAPGAGGAASGKTLVVGVTSDPDTLFPWKATQFQAVNVLQNLYGTLTEFDKDLNVVPGLAESWQTSDDGKKLTLKLRQGVTFADGSAFDSQDAKSSLEKIMDEKTAAVARASLSSVKSVEAPDAGTLVLELTGPDAALPANLATVNMAMLSSDDTEEKLNTTPNGTGPFKLGKRVASQSITLARNDAYWGSEKPKVAAVEFRVIPDESSIVSAMQSGNVQLAIFNDPLVAQTAQGGGTLTVTKTPQLNYHVLQLNAQHGDLKDVNVRLAIQCAIDRKQVLDTAALGEGEVTGPITAPAFKSDPNKRPCPARDLAKAAEYLGKAGKSGGVTVKTIVSQGEYATSVNEAQNLKAQLAEAKINLELEVLESGAFVDRWVAADFDAAVALNGGRPDPDGSYGRYFTSKGNLNKVAGYSSPELDKLFAEGKATTDQAARKAIYEQVSAKLEENAPWIWLFSGYTYTATTSGVQGFVPMASGSLQYLRTTSVG
- a CDS encoding NUDIX hydrolase family protein, which translates into the protein MTEKTETTPGWLSPDELESVRGQLPILYVDAVPVRVDDTGVVTRVGLLLRIASDGTVSRALVSGRVLHHERIRDALLRHLEKDLGPVALPHIPASPQPFTVAEYFPTPGVTPYHDPRQHAVSLAYIVPVAGDCRPRQDALDLEWFTPEDAASPAVQQEMTGGQGVLLKQALAHVGCLP
- a CDS encoding ABC transporter permease, translating into MRLRNRILSTAGTLFGVAVLVFVMLRAIPGDRITAGLGTEAAALTPAQRQALEQYYGLDQPLVTQFFSWLGNMFTGNFGYSARQQQSVLDLTLHSLPVTFELAVLSILLALLIGVPLGMLAASRANSPRDALGQFVSLAGLSVPAFLLATALLSISAASFGFNPNGQGFAMLFDDPLLNLRQMLLPALVLGFGIAAPILRTTRTAVLEVRSDDFVRTARAKGVPERRLQVRHVLGNALVPIVTMTGLQFGYLLGGAVVVEQIFSVPGVGRQVLLGIQQKEYAVVQSTVLVIALAFVLVNLLTDVLYRVIDPRVRAS
- a CDS encoding MurR/RpiR family transcriptional regulator; protein product: MAEDDGTVLIRIRAALPALRPSERRIAEEFVGDPAQAANLSIAELAARCATSTTSVVRFYQRMGYAHYKDLRIDLARAVAREELTTSSLPEASGDIDRYDSLEGIVSKVAMNETLSIADTARSLDMDALATAVSLLLAARRIDSFGVGASSLVGLDLQQKLSRIGRTAINWHDAHSAWTSAATLDSGCVAVAVSHTGATVDTVEFLSIARKSGASAVAITNFHDSPLARAADVTLTTAARETKFRSGALGSRIAQLMVVDCLFTGVAQASYDESMAALRNTYAVVHERVVHKRG